From the genome of Primulina eburnea isolate SZY01 chromosome 12, ASM2296580v1, whole genome shotgun sequence, one region includes:
- the LOC140807027 gene encoding glucuronoxylan 4-O-methyltransferase 1-like, with translation MRGKPQHPINLKIVLICFLFLFFLFLIIRTGFSHSKQITTLDSSILQTNSSDVHEEQLPTDCPTLPLLPTCNKITSSLAHSLVHYATLNITPQQTFSEISVSLKVLEKKSPCNFLVFGLGHDSLMWTSLNHGGRTVFLEEDKSWIEQIQRKIPSLESYHVVYDTKVTQAEELMEIGMKEECKEVSDPRFSKCQLALKGLPNEVYDIDWDLIMVDAPTGYYDGAPGRMTAIYTAGLMARNRENGETDVFVHDVNREVEDKFSLTFLCEGYLREQEGRLRHFTLPSHRTRLGRSFCP, from the coding sequence ATGAGAGGTAAACCACAACACCCCATTAATCTGAAGATCGTTTTGATTTGCTTTTTATTCCTTTTCTTTCTCTTCTTGATCATAAGAACGGGTTTCTCCCACTCTAAGCAGATTACAACACTTGATTCCTCAATCCTACAGACGAATTCGTCTGATGTTCATGAAGAACAATTGCCAACAGATTGTCCAACTCTTCCTTTGCTGCCAActtgcaataaaatcacatCTTCTTTAGCACACTCACTAGTTCACTATGCAACCTTAAACATCACTCCACAACAAACCTTCAGTGAAATATCCGTATCCCTAAAAGTACTCGAAAAAAAGTCACCATGCAACTTCTTAGTATTTGGTCTAGGCCATGACAGCCTAATGTGGACATCACTGAACCATGGAGGCCGCACAGTTTTTCTTGAAGAAGACAAATCATGGATTGAGCAAATCCAAAGGAAAATCCCATCCTTAGAATCATACCATGTCGTGTATGACACAAAGGTGACACAAGCCGAAGAGCTCATGGAAATTGGCATGAAAGAAGAGTGTAAAGAAGTGAGTGATCCAAGATTCTCAAAATGTCAACTTGCTTTAAAAGGCTTACCAAATGAAGTGTATGATATTGACTGGGATCTGATCATGGTGGACGCGCCAACCGGATACTACGATGGAGCACCAGGGAGGATGACTGCAATTTACACTGCTGGATTGATGGCAAGAAATAGGGAAAATGGTGAGACTGATGTGTTTGTGCATGATGTGAACAGGGAGGTCGAGGATAAATTCTCATTGACATTCTTATGTGAAGGATATTTGAGAGAACAAGAAGGGAGGTTAAGGCATTTCACATTACCAAGCCACAGGACACGTTTAGGCAGATCTTTTTGTCCATAA
- the LOC140807025 gene encoding dynamin-2A-like — protein MEAIDELFKLSDSMRQASALLADEDVDETSSSASSRRPSTFLNVVAIGNTGAGKSAVLNSLIGHPALPTGEGGATRAPICVDLTRDGSLSSKSIILQIDSKSQQVSASALRHTLQDKLSKISGKSRDEIYLKLRTSTAPPLKMIDLPGVDRGNLDDSLSQFAEHNDAILLVVIPASQAPEVASAKAIRIAKELDGECTRTVGVISKVDQASSEPKVLAAVQALLLNQGPRSTSDIPWVALIGQSVSIASAQPGSTGTDNSLETAWRAESESLKSILTGAPQSKLGRLALVETLAQQIRNRMKIRLPNLLSGLQGKSQIVQDELFRLGEQMVQSSEGTKALALELCREFEDKFLQHITTGEGVGWKVVASFEGNFPNRIKQLPLDRHFDINNVKRIVLEADGYQPYLISPEKGLRSLIKGVLELAKEPSRLCVDEVHRVLIDIVSAAANATPGLGRYPTFKREVVAIATTALEGFKNEAKNMVIALVDMERAFVPPQHFIRLVQRRMDRQRREEELKGRSSKKALEAEQSILNRASSPQTGGSQQSGGNMKSMKDGKSNQQDKDKDKDKDVQEGSGLKTAGPEGEITAGFLLKKSAKTNGWSKRWFVLNEKTGKLGYTKKQEERHFRGVITLEECNLEEVSEDEEAPPKSSKDKKANGPVAEKAPSLVFKITSRVQYKTVLKAHSAVVLKAESLPDKVEWLNKLRNVISSKGGRVKGEPGPQIRQSLSDGSLDTMARRPADPEEELRWMAQEVRGYVEAVLNSLAANVPKAVVLCQVEKAKEDMLNKLYISVSALSTVRVEELLQEDQNVKRRRERYQKQSSLLSKLTRQLSIHDNRAAAASGFSSEGGSDSSPTASGSSPGNDWRTAFDAAANGSTESYGDSRSNGHSRRYSDPAENGDVNPGTNSGSRRTPNRLPPAPPASGSGYKY, from the exons ATGGAGGCGATCGATGAATTGTTTAAGCTCTCCGATTCCATGCGGCAGGCGTCCGCACTGCTTGCCGACGAAGATGTGGACGAGACGTCGTCGTCTGCTTCCTCCAGACGACCCTCTACTTTCCTTAATGTTGTTGCTATAGGCAACACT GGTGCAGGTAAGTCTGCTGTATTGAATAGTCTAATTGGACATCCTGCGCTG CCAACTGGTGAAGGTGGTGCCACACGTGCTCCAATATGTGTTGATTTAACAAGGGATGGCTCGCTGAGTAGTAAATCCATTATTTTGCAGATAGATAGTAAATCTCAACAAGTTTCTGCAA GTGCTCTTCGGCATACATTGCAGGACAAATTGAGCAAAATTTCGGGAAAGAGTCGTGATGAGATATATTTGAAGCTCCGAACAAGTACAG CTCCACCATTGAAAATGATTGATTTACCAGGGGTTGATAGAGGGAATCTCGATGACTCTTTG AGTCAATTTGCAGAACATAACGATGCAATATTGCTTGTTGTAATACCCGCTTCTCAAGCCCCAGAAGTAGCTTCTGCAAAAGCCATCAGAATTGCTAAGGAACTTGATGGAGAAT GTACAAGAACTGTTGGTGTTATTAGCAAGGTAGACCAAGCATCTTCAGAACCGAAAGTACTTGCTGCTGTGCAGGCTCTTTTATTAAATCAAGGACCTCGAAGTACATCTGATATCCCATGGGTTGCTTTGATTGGTCAATCTGTCTCTATAGCATCTGCTCAACCAGGGAGCACTGGAACTGATAATTCTCTAGAAACTGCTTGGCGAGCAGAGAGTGAAAGTTTAAAATCAATACTTACTGGTGCTCCTCAAAGCAAGCTTGGGAGATTAGCCTTGGTGGAGACCCTTGCTCAACAGATCCGAAATCGCATGAAAATTCGCCTCCCAAATCTCCTCTCAGG GCTTCAGGGGAAGTCCCAAATAGTACAGGATGAACTTTTTAGACTTGGTGAACAGATGGTTCAAAGTTCTGAGGGTACAAAAGCTCTAGCATTGGAGCTTTGCCGGGAATTTGAGGACAAGTTCCTCCAGCATATTACAACAGGAGAG GGTGTTGGGTGGAAAGTTGTTGCTAGTTTTGAAGGAAATTTCCCTAATAGGATCAAACAACTCCCTTTAGACAGACATTTTGACATAAATAATGTTAAGAGG ATTGTGCTCGAGGCAGATGGTTATCAGCCTTATCTTATCTCTCCTGAGAAAGGGTTGAGGTCTTTAATCAAGGGTGTTTTGGAGCTGGCAAAAGAACCTTCTCGCTTATGTGTTGATGAG GTGCACCGGGTGCTTATTGACATTGTCTCAGCTGCTGCGAATGCCACTCCAGGTCTTGGAAGATATCCTACTTTTAAGCGAGAG GTTGTAGCAATTGCCACAACTGCCTTGGAAGGGTTCAAAAATGAAGCAAAAAACATGGTAATTGCACTTGTTGACATGGAACGTGCATTTGTTCCCCCACAACATTTTATCCGTTTAGTGCAGCGGAG GATGGATAGACAACGGCGGGAAGAGGAGCTGAAAGGTCGATCCTCGAAAAAGGCTCTTGAGGCTGAGCAGTCTATATTAAATAGG GCATCTAGTCCACAAACTGGAGGGAGCCAACAGAGTGGGGGGAATATGAAATCCATGAAGGATGGTAAATCTAATCAGCAAgataaagataaagataaagataaagatgtgcaagaAGGATCTGGCTTGAAGACAGCTGGACCAGAAGGAGAAATAACAGCAG GTTTTTTACTAAAGAAGAGCGCCAAAACTAATGGTTGGAGTAAGAGATGGTTTGTCTTAAATGAAAAGACAGGAAAG CTTGGATATACCAAGAAACAGGAAGAACGACATTTTCGTGGTGTCATCACTTTGGAG GAATGTAATTTGGAAGAAGTGTCAGAGGATGAAGAAGCTCCTCCGAAGAGTTCTAAAGATAAGAAAGCAAATGGTCCTGTTGCTGAAAAAGCACCCAGTCTTGTATTCAAGATAACAAGCAGGGTTCAGTATAAGACCGTTCTTAAAG CCCATAGTGCTGTTGTTTTGAAGGCTGAGAGTTTGCCAGATAAGGTGGAGTGGTTGAACAAGTTAAGAAATGTTATTAGTTCTAAAGGAGGTCGAGTGAAGGGCGAACCTGGTCCTCAAATACGGCAAAGTCTTTCTGATGGTTCTCTG GACACTATGGCGAGAAGACCTGCAGATCCGGAAGAGGAACTTCgatggatggctcaggaagtgCGAGGTTATGTTGAAGCCGTTCTCAACAGCCTGGCTGCCAATGTTCCAAAG GCCGTTGTTCTTTGCCAAGTAGAGAAGGCAAAAGAAGACATGcttaacaaattatatatttctgTCAG TGCTCTAAGCACGGTGAGAGTGGAAGAACTGCTTCAGGAGGATCAGAATGTCAAGCGAAGAAGGGAACGGTACCAGAAACAATCCTCGCTTCTATCCAAGCTTACCAGGCAACTAAGTATTCACGACAATCGAGCTGCGGCAGCTTCTGGATTTTCCAGTGAAGGTGGATCAG ATAGTAGTCCGACTGCTTCTGGCTCGTCACCAGGCAATGACTGGAGAACTGCATTTGATGCTGCTGCCAATGGTTCAACCGAATCATACGGGGATTCTAGATCAAACGGTCACAGCCGCCGCTACAGTGACCCTGCCGAAAATGGTGATGTGAACCCTGGGACCAACTCTGGTAGCCGCCGCACGCCTAACAGGTTGCCACCTGCTCCTCCCGCATCCGGCTCTGGTTATAAGTACTAA
- the LOC140808088 gene encoding uncharacterized protein, with amino-acid sequence MQFPSSSFCKISVTHSTPVPSFIGFPPFIRVDAIPPRNHRNNLVSCKRNRFQAIKFSNQEEETQISGEKEGASNGGGPSTSFLSLLCPLLKLFSAGDPSKERNFLVEEATSSLSTLTRFPWGSRSLSDALNDQQKVNLPLYLQLFEFEACPFCRRVREAITELDLSVEIFPCPKGSMRHREMVRKLGGREQFPFLVDPNTGISMYESSDIVKYLFCQYGGERSPSFGLLESTLLTGWMPTLLRAGRGMTLWKNSAKEPPPEKLELFSFENNPYARIVREVLCELELPYILQNVGQGSRRAQLLLELSGSYKVPYLVDPNTGMESGEYKKIIAYLVQTYSTVST; translated from the exons ATGCAGTTCCCATCTTCGAGTTTCTGCAAAATTTCAGTTACCCATTCGACGCCGGTTCCCAGTTTCATCGGCTTTCCACCTTTTATACGAGTAGATGCAATCCCACCTAGGAATCACCGTAATAATCTGGTTTCTTGCAAAAGAAACAGATTTCAagcaataaaattttcaaatcaaGAAGAAGAAACCCAGATTTCTGGAGAAAAAGAAGGTGCTAGCAATGGCGGCGGCCCTTCAACCAGTTTTCTGTCGCTCCTTTGCCCCTTACTGAAATTATTCTCT GCTGGAGATCCCTCCAAAGAAAGAAACTTTCTAGTGGAG GAGGCCACATCTTCCTTATCTACTTTAACAAGATTTCCATGGGGTTCAAGATCACTATCTGATGCCTTAAATGATCAACAGAAAGTAAACCTGCCACTGTATCTGCAACTCTTTGAATTCG AGGCATGTCCCTTCTGCAGGAGGGTTCGAGAAGCCATAACGGAACTCGACCTATCTGTAGAG ATCTTCCCGTGTCCTAAAGGATCGATGCGACACAGGGAAATGGTTAGAAAACTTGGCGGCAGGGAACA GTTTCCTTTCCTTGTAGATCCCAATACTGGAATTTCAATGTATGAAAGCA GTGACATCGTAAAATACTTATTTTGTCAGTATGGTGGAGAAAGAAGTCCATCATTTGGCCTTTTGGAGAG CACATTGTTGACAGGATGGATGCCCACCCTGCTCCGAGCAGGCAGGGGAATGACACTGTGGAAAAATTCTGCCAAAGAACCACCACCTGAAAAATTGGAACTCTTTTCCTTTGAAAACAATCCG TATGCACGGATTGTTCGTGAGGTGCTCTGTGAATTGGAGCTTCCATATATACTGCAGAATGTAGGTCAAGGGTCAAGGCGAGCTCAGTTACTCTTGGAGCTGTCTGGATCGTATAAG GTGCCTTACCTTGTTGATCCTAACACGGGGATGGAAAGTGGTGAATACAAGAAGATTATAGCCTACTTGGTCCAGACGTATTCTACCGTGAGCACCTAG
- the LOC140806567 gene encoding uncharacterized protein isoform X1, producing the protein MDLWCVQARSNVFLLKNSFTEKPIIWNPINTSMGLDFRVSRKESLSGSCKNRSVIVRATGKKNPGNFNSPSSNSGNSDQSKPGGDGPDGKNPSAGKNKSSDNDSQKSHAKPLDWREFRALLYLQEQQAENADSARNEEKATSGSVSLPLKWAHPISAPENGCLLVATEKLDGVRTFQRTVVLLLRSGTRNPQEGPFGVVINRPLHKKMKHMNPTNIELATTFSDCSLHFGGPLDASMFLIRAGETTGHPCFEEVINGVYFGSRNTLDEASGLAKKGTLKSQDFRFFVGYAGWQLDQLREEIESDYWYVAACSSNMIFGGSQSSSSDGLWEEILQLMGGRYSELSRKPKQDL; encoded by the exons ATGGATCTATGGTGTGTGCAAGCTAGAAGCAATGTCTTTCTCCTGAAAAATTCTTTTACGGAGAAACCCATTATTTGGAATCCCATAAACACTTCGATGGGCTTGGATTTTAGGGTTTCGAGGAAGGAATCTTTATCGGGTTCTTGTAAGAACAGATCGGTCATAGTCAGAGCCACGGGGAAGAAGAACCCAGGAAATTTCAATTCTCCGTCGTCTAATTCTG GAAATAGTGATCAGTCGAAACCTGGAGGAGATGGTCCAGATGGGAAAAATCCTTCTGCTGGAAAAAACAAATCTAGTGATAATGACTCCCAGAAATCTCATGCTAAACCCTTGGATTGGAGAGAATTCAGGGCATTGCTCTACCTCCAAGAGCAG CAGGCAGAAAATGCAGATTCCGCTCGTAACGAAGAGAAGGCGACTTCTGGTTCGGTATCTCTTCCCCTCAAATGGGCACACCCAATTTCGGCACCTGAGAATGGCTGTCTCCTAGTTGCCACAGAAAAGCTCGACGGAGTTCGCACATTTCAGAGGACTGTAGTTCTTCTTCTCAGATCCGGAACAAGGAATCCACAAGAGGGTCCATTTGGGGTTGTTATAAATCGTCCACTTCACAAAAAAATGAAACACATGAATCCCACTAATATTGAGTTAGCAACTACATTTTCAGACTGTTCTTTGCATTTCGGTGGACCCcttgatgcaagtatgtttttGATAAGAGCTGGGGAAACTACAGGACATCCCTGTTTTGAGGAGGTCATTAATGGAGTGTATTTTGGTTCTCGAAATACACTTGATGAAGCGTCAGGATTGGCGAAGAAAGGCACTCTTAAGTCTCAAGATTTCAGGTTCTTTGTGGGATATGCAGGGTGGCAGCTGGATCAATTAAGAGAGGAGATTGAATCGGATTACTGGTATGTTGCTGCTTGCAGTTCAAATATGATATTTGGTGGTTCACAGAGTTCCTCGTCTGACGGATTGTGGGAAGAGATTCTACAACTAATGGGTGGTCGTTATTCTGAATTAAGCCGCAAGCCTAAGCAAGATCTGTAG
- the LOC140806567 gene encoding uncharacterized protein isoform X2, which translates to MDLWCVQARSNVFLLKNSFTEKPIIWNPINTSMGLDFRVSRKESLSGSCKNRSVIVRATGKKNPGNFNSPSSNSGNSDQSKPGGDGPDGKNPSAGKNKSSDNDSQKSHAKPLDWREFRALLYLQEQAENADSARNEEKATSGSVSLPLKWAHPISAPENGCLLVATEKLDGVRTFQRTVVLLLRSGTRNPQEGPFGVVINRPLHKKMKHMNPTNIELATTFSDCSLHFGGPLDASMFLIRAGETTGHPCFEEVINGVYFGSRNTLDEASGLAKKGTLKSQDFRFFVGYAGWQLDQLREEIESDYWYVAACSSNMIFGGSQSSSSDGLWEEILQLMGGRYSELSRKPKQDL; encoded by the exons ATGGATCTATGGTGTGTGCAAGCTAGAAGCAATGTCTTTCTCCTGAAAAATTCTTTTACGGAGAAACCCATTATTTGGAATCCCATAAACACTTCGATGGGCTTGGATTTTAGGGTTTCGAGGAAGGAATCTTTATCGGGTTCTTGTAAGAACAGATCGGTCATAGTCAGAGCCACGGGGAAGAAGAACCCAGGAAATTTCAATTCTCCGTCGTCTAATTCTG GAAATAGTGATCAGTCGAAACCTGGAGGAGATGGTCCAGATGGGAAAAATCCTTCTGCTGGAAAAAACAAATCTAGTGATAATGACTCCCAGAAATCTCATGCTAAACCCTTGGATTGGAGAGAATTCAGGGCATTGCTCTACCTCCAAGAGCAG GCAGAAAATGCAGATTCCGCTCGTAACGAAGAGAAGGCGACTTCTGGTTCGGTATCTCTTCCCCTCAAATGGGCACACCCAATTTCGGCACCTGAGAATGGCTGTCTCCTAGTTGCCACAGAAAAGCTCGACGGAGTTCGCACATTTCAGAGGACTGTAGTTCTTCTTCTCAGATCCGGAACAAGGAATCCACAAGAGGGTCCATTTGGGGTTGTTATAAATCGTCCACTTCACAAAAAAATGAAACACATGAATCCCACTAATATTGAGTTAGCAACTACATTTTCAGACTGTTCTTTGCATTTCGGTGGACCCcttgatgcaagtatgtttttGATAAGAGCTGGGGAAACTACAGGACATCCCTGTTTTGAGGAGGTCATTAATGGAGTGTATTTTGGTTCTCGAAATACACTTGATGAAGCGTCAGGATTGGCGAAGAAAGGCACTCTTAAGTCTCAAGATTTCAGGTTCTTTGTGGGATATGCAGGGTGGCAGCTGGATCAATTAAGAGAGGAGATTGAATCGGATTACTGGTATGTTGCTGCTTGCAGTTCAAATATGATATTTGGTGGTTCACAGAGTTCCTCGTCTGACGGATTGTGGGAAGAGATTCTACAACTAATGGGTGGTCGTTATTCTGAATTAAGCCGCAAGCCTAAGCAAGATCTGTAG
- the LOC140806566 gene encoding probable serine/threonine-protein kinase At1g09600 encodes MGCLCSRGSNVNDYVAENEKAKEQEVKKYSVQMIAPLQGEEIIVGVGNLKNEGSLHSRSKTTLESNPSCIPPALNVEDDGKTRIIERPKNGHQRRSTLEFGGVNGMQQKMSRIENTPHGARGEHAAAGWPSWLASVAGEAIHGWVPRSAESYEKINKIGQGTYSSVYRARDLTTDKIVAMKKVRFVNMDPESVRFMAREISILRRLDHPNVMKLEALVTSRISGSLYLVFEYMEHDLAGLLASPGVKFTEPQIKCYMQQMFRGLQHCHSRGVLHRDIKGSNLLVDNNGTLKIGDFGLATFLEPGQKQPLTSRVVTLWYRAPELLLGATDYGAGIDLWSAGCILAELFAGKPIMPGRTEVEQMHKIFKLCGSPTEEYWKKTKLPHASSFKSQKLYKCRLADSFRDFPSSALALVDVLLSIDPRNRGTASSALKSEFFTSKPLPSDPSSLPKYPPSKELDAKIREEEARKQRADSVKGGGNEYARNNSRKSKPIPEEQGKSNKSTSYKYNPQEESGTGFPIEPPLRGNDLKNGYSQSNSVIHPSAAAEHSWTKTMRDDDTEHSVPVRSLSSSRRGVQLTRQGSQLQSTVDLSNHRSKCTDSTSDDGSIRYVPKRNRMHFSGPLMPPGGNMEDMLKEHEKQIQEAVRKAKSKKKCYDY; translated from the exons ATGGGTTGCCTTTGTTCAAGAGGATCAAATGTGAATGATTATGTTGCTGAGAACGAAAAGGCCAAGGAACAAGAGGTCAAAAAGTATTCGGTACAGATGATAGCTCCCTTGCAAGGAGAGGAGATTATAGTAGGAGTAGGTAACCTTAAGAATGAAGGCTCTCTTCATTCAAGATCAAAAACAACATTAGAATCGAACCCGAGTTGTATCCCACCAGCTTTAAACGTTGAGGATGATGGGAAAACGAGGATCATTGAAAGGCCAAAAAACGGGCACCAAAGGCGTTCTACCTTAGAGTTTGGAGGAGTCAATGGAATGCAACAGAAAATGTCTAGAATAGAAAATACGCCGCATGGTGCCAGAGGCGAGCATGCTGCTGCAGGATGGCCATCGTGGCTTGCTTCTGTTGCAGGAGAGGCCATTCATGGCTGGGTTCCTCGAAGTGCAGAATCCTACGAGAAAATCAACAAA ATTGGACAAGGAACATACAGTAGTGTGTACAGGGCTCGCGACctaacaactgataaaattgtAGCAATGAAAAAGGTCAGATTTGTTAATATGGACCCAGAGAGTGTTCGTTTCATGGCAAGGGAGATCAGTATTTTACGTAGATTGGACCATCCAAATGTTATGAAGCTTGAAGCGTTGGTGACATCAAGGATTTCAGGAAGCTTGTACCTCGTATTCGAGTACATGGAGCACGATCTTGCTGGACTTCTAGCTTCTCCCGGGGTCAAATTTACAGAACCGCAGATTAAATGTTATATGCAGCAGATGTTCAGGGGACTACAACACTGCCACAGTCGTGGTGTTCTTCATCGAGATATTAAGGGTTCAAACCTTCTGGTTGACAATAATGGAACCCTCAAAATTGGAGACTTTGGTTTGGCTACATTTCTCGAGCCTGGCCAGAAACAACCGTTAACTAGTCGTGTGGTAACTCTCTGGTACAGAGCTCCTGAACTATTGCTAGGTGCAACAGACTATGGAGCCGGAATTGATTTGTGGAGCGCTGGTTGTATTCTTGCTGAGTTGTTCGCGGGGAAGCCTATCATGCCTGGAAGAACAGAG GTGGAGCAAATGCACAAGATATTCAAGCTATGTGGTTCGCCAACAGAGGAATATTGGAAGAAAACAAAATTACCGCATGCTAGTAGCTTTAAGTCACAGAAACTGTACAAGTGCCGTCTCGCTGACAGTTTCAGGGACTTTCCTTCATCAGCTTTGGCCCTCGTAGATGTACTCCTTTCAATTGATCCACGTAACAGGGGTACTGCTTCTTCCGCCCTCAAAAGTGAG TTCTTCACATCAAAACCTCTTCCCAGCGATCCATCTAGCTTACCCAAGTATCCTCCAAGTAAGGAACTTGACGCGAAAATTCGAGAAGAGGAAGCAAGAAA ACAAAGAGCTGATAGTGTTAAAGGTGGGGGGAATGAATATGCTCGCAATAATTCAAGAAAATCGAAGCCTATTCCTGAAGAACAG GGGAAATCCAATAAGAGCACCAGTTACAAGTATAACCCGCAGGAGGAAAGTGGAACGGGTTTCCCAATCGAACCGCCACTCAGAGGAAATGATTTAAAGAATGGATATTCTCAGTCAAATTCAGTGATTCATCCCAGTGCTGCAGCAGAACACTCATGGACTAAAACAATGCGTGATGATGATACAGAGCATTCTGTGCCTGTCCGCTCATTAAGCTCTAGCCGacgtggtgtacaactcacaaGACAAGGCTCTCAATTGcagtcaacagttgacttgtCAAATCATCGTTCAAAGTGCACTGACTCCACGTCTGATGATGGCTCGATA CGTTATGTACCAAAGAGAAACAGGATGCATTTTTCTGGGCCATTAATGCCTCCAGGAGGGAACATGGAAGACATGTTAAAagaacatgaaaaacaaattcaaGAAGCTGTGCGCAAAGCTAAGAGCAAAAAGAAATGCTACGATTACTAG
- the LOC140807411 gene encoding 11-beta-hydroxysteroid dehydrogenase B-like: MELINAVLNFFVPPASMLMLAFAWPTLTFIYTCEWIYNTYFNSEDMENKVVVITGASSGIGEQIAYQYAKRGANLVLVARRENRLWGISENATRLGARNVLITAADVVKEDDCRRFISETINYYGRIDHLVNTASLGHTFYFEEATDSGVFPILMDINFWGNVYPTYVALPYLRESNGRIVVNASVENWLPLPRMSLYSAAKSALINFYETLRFEVREEVGITVATHGWIGTEMTRGKFMVEEGAEMQWKEEREVHVSGGPVEEFAKLIVSGACRGDPYVKYPSWYDIFFLYRVFAPKVLFWTFSFLLTTAGARKTSFIGTGRPLLEGSPSRRFTGSPPMTLSQAFQIQQKME, from the exons ATGGAACTGATCAACGCTGTGCTGAATTTTTTTGTGCCACCAGCAAGCATGTTGATGCTTGCTTTTGCATGGCCGACTCTCACTTTCATCTACACCTGCGAATGGATTTACAACACCTATTTCAACTCTGAAGACATGGAGAACAAGGTAGTGGTTATCACCGGAGCATCTTCTGGGATTGGAgag CAAATCGCTTATCAATATGCAAAGAGGGGCGCGAACCTGGTATTGGTGGCACGAAGAGAGAACCGGTTGTGGGGAATAAGTGAGAACGCGACAAGGCTGGGGGCACGTAATGTGTTGATAACGGCTGCTGATGTCGTGAAAGAAGATGATTGTCGGAGATTTATCAGTGAAACCATTAACTATTATGGCCGTA ttgatcatCTAGTGAATACAGCAAGTTTAGGACACACTTTCTACTTTGAGGAAGCTACGGACTCGGGCGTGTTTCCAATTTTAATG GACATTAACTTTTGGGGTAATGTGTATCCAACTTATGTAGCGCTTCCGTACTTACGGGAAAGCAATGGTCGCATTGTGGTGAATGCCTCGGTCGAGAATTGGTTGCCTTTGCCGAGGATGAGCTTGTATTCT GCTGCTAAGTCGGCGCTCATAAACTTTTATGAGACACTGAGGTTTGAAGTCAGGGAAGAGGTCGGTattacagttgcgacacatggTTGGATCGGAACTGAAATGACCAGAGGTAAATTCATGGTGGAGGAAGGGGCAGAGATGCAGTGGAAGGAAGAAAGAGAA GTACATGTATCTGGCGGACCCGTCGAGGAGTTCGCGAAGCTTATTGTTTCTGGGGCGTGCAGAGGGGATCCATATGTGAAGTATCCCAGCTGGTACGACATATTCTTTTTGTACAGAGTCTTTGCACCAAAAGTGCTGTTCTGGACTTTCAGCTTTCTTTTAACGACTGCGGGTGCACGAAAAACTTCCTTCATCGGAACTGGAAGGCCGTTGCTAGAGGGATCCCCTTCAAGAAGATTTACCGGAAGCCCTCCAATGACCTTATCCCAAGCCTTTCAGATCCAGCAGAAAATGGAGTGA